In Massilia violaceinigra, one DNA window encodes the following:
- a CDS encoding TonB-dependent receptor: MKMKAGVRELRRALVGLSTVAMLAAAPAQAQLSSATIKGQITQSGAPAAPATLVVASNTATGYNYRTTTAADGSYVLTGLPPGEYAIKVGGQTTEKLTLAIGQTASLDLSVGAADPANMAQVVILGSAARRDVKTSEVGTSVSRAQIESLPQVSRNFLAFADLAPGVRFDVEAKTGYGSLQGGSQNQDNVNVFIDGVGQKNYILRGGMSGLNSSRGNPFPQSAVAEYKVVSQNYKAEFDQVSSTAITAITKSGTNQLHGDVFFDRTGANLTAYDPFQKKRKEEGVDRPRYSQKQYGATLGGPIKEDVMHYFVAYEGKRIDTPRQVVAQRQDLLPNAGIVPSLLAQAGSATSKFKEDLVLGKLTTRIGEDHLVELSTRIRRENDLVPEDFKLSVPGNEKDRKNDETRFDLKHEFTRGDFLNEARIGYEKFHWNPSAAQSAPYVKYVVSPSNETKNVVDVLFTGGSPDSQDRMQKGLSFSDSLTWTGLAGHTIKGGAKIKKVDFDLYGTSRSIDIRREMIDNVTGIPRVFEISPALAPTGVSYVDRQYGIYLQDDWKVTKQLELNLGLRWDYETNMLNDSYVTPADRAGLFGKQDPRAGAPAGQTYAQSLAKGGVTIGDYISTGSNRKSFKDAWQPRVGMSYDVFGNSNTVFFAGAGRAYDRTIANAALDELQKNSQPGGEIWLIRSEHELPYTDQFSLGVRQALGAWNTEAGATVSRSRNQFNWFGGNRDVNGGWGNASPTDPMFSSVPGYGTLILGDFISQAKTSSAYLKGDKPFSTTSGWGLAATYTYSKGETTNKEWTNDLFNWTYGRYAHSWNPSTNVERHRLVMAGMSDRLLPFGIMLSSKVTLGSGLPYRITDCSKGFSACVSRKGDGGSFREVDLAMAKDIGVGFGKVSLRLDVLNVFNTINYAGYDAWGGGPATNNPNYLGGDNVKLGTPGEVGGPMRTVKLSARYAF, encoded by the coding sequence ATGAAGATGAAAGCAGGCGTGCGCGAACTGCGCCGGGCATTGGTGGGATTGTCGACGGTGGCCATGCTGGCCGCCGCGCCGGCGCAGGCGCAGTTAAGCAGCGCCACCATCAAGGGACAAATCACGCAGAGCGGCGCGCCCGCGGCGCCGGCCACGCTGGTCGTCGCCAGTAACACGGCCACCGGCTACAACTACCGCACCACCACCGCCGCCGACGGCAGCTATGTGCTCACCGGCCTGCCGCCGGGCGAGTATGCAATCAAGGTCGGCGGCCAGACCACGGAAAAGCTCACGCTGGCGATCGGCCAGACCGCCTCGCTCGACCTGTCGGTGGGCGCGGCCGATCCGGCGAATATGGCGCAGGTGGTCATTTTGGGCTCGGCCGCGCGGCGTGACGTCAAGACCTCGGAAGTGGGCACCAGCGTGTCGCGCGCGCAGATCGAAAGCCTGCCGCAGGTGTCGCGCAACTTCCTCGCCTTTGCCGACCTGGCGCCGGGCGTGCGCTTCGACGTCGAGGCCAAGACCGGCTACGGCTCCCTGCAGGGCGGTTCGCAGAACCAGGATAACGTGAACGTTTTCATCGACGGCGTCGGGCAGAAAAACTACATTCTGCGCGGCGGCATGTCCGGGCTCAACTCGTCGCGCGGCAATCCGTTCCCGCAGTCGGCGGTGGCAGAGTACAAGGTGGTTTCGCAAAACTACAAGGCCGAATTCGATCAGGTCAGCTCCACCGCGATCACGGCGATCACCAAGTCGGGCACCAACCAGCTGCATGGCGATGTGTTTTTTGACCGCACCGGCGCCAACCTGACCGCCTACGATCCATTCCAGAAGAAGAGGAAGGAAGAGGGCGTGGACCGCCCGCGCTACTCACAGAAGCAGTACGGCGCAACGCTCGGCGGGCCGATCAAGGAAGACGTGATGCACTATTTCGTCGCGTACGAAGGCAAACGGATCGACACGCCGCGCCAGGTCGTCGCGCAGCGCCAGGACTTGCTGCCGAACGCCGGCATCGTGCCGTCCCTGCTGGCGCAGGCCGGGTCCGCCACCTCGAAGTTCAAGGAAGACCTGGTGCTCGGCAAGCTCACCACGCGCATCGGCGAAGACCACCTGGTCGAACTGTCGACCCGCATCCGGCGCGAGAACGACCTGGTGCCTGAAGACTTCAAGCTGTCGGTGCCGGGCAACGAGAAGGACCGCAAGAACGATGAAACGCGCTTTGACCTGAAACACGAATTCACGCGCGGCGACTTCCTCAACGAAGCGCGCATCGGCTACGAAAAATTCCACTGGAATCCGAGCGCCGCGCAATCGGCTCCCTACGTCAAATACGTGGTCTCGCCGAGTAACGAGACCAAGAACGTGGTCGATGTGCTGTTTACCGGCGGCTCGCCAGACTCCCAGGACCGCATGCAGAAAGGGCTCTCGTTCAGCGACAGCCTGACCTGGACGGGGTTGGCCGGCCACACGATCAAGGGCGGGGCCAAGATCAAGAAGGTCGACTTCGACCTGTATGGCACTTCGCGCAGCATCGATATCCGGCGCGAGATGATCGACAACGTGACCGGCATCCCGCGCGTGTTCGAAATCTCGCCCGCCCTGGCGCCGACCGGTGTGAGCTACGTCGACCGCCAGTACGGCATCTATCTGCAGGACGACTGGAAAGTGACCAAGCAGCTCGAACTCAATCTCGGCCTGCGCTGGGATTACGAGACGAATATGCTCAACGACAGCTACGTCACGCCCGCCGACCGTGCGGGCCTGTTCGGCAAGCAGGACCCGCGCGCGGGCGCGCCTGCGGGCCAGACCTATGCGCAGTCGCTGGCCAAGGGGGGGGTGACGATCGGCGACTACATCAGCACCGGCTCGAACCGCAAGTCGTTCAAGGATGCGTGGCAGCCGCGCGTGGGCATGTCGTACGACGTTTTCGGCAATAGCAATACCGTCTTCTTCGCCGGCGCCGGGCGCGCCTACGACCGCACCATCGCCAACGCGGCGCTGGACGAACTGCAAAAGAACTCGCAGCCGGGCGGCGAAATCTGGCTGATCCGCAGCGAACACGAACTGCCGTACACCGACCAGTTCAGCCTCGGCGTGCGCCAGGCGCTGGGCGCGTGGAATACCGAAGCCGGTGCGACGGTGTCGCGCAGCCGCAACCAGTTCAACTGGTTCGGCGGAAACCGCGACGTCAACGGCGGCTGGGGCAATGCCAGTCCGACCGATCCGATGTTCAGCTCCGTGCCCGGTTACGGCACCCTGATCCTGGGCGACTTCATTTCGCAGGCTAAAACCTCGTCGGCCTACCTGAAAGGCGACAAGCCGTTTTCGACCACCTCCGGCTGGGGCCTGGCCGCCACCTACACCTACTCCAAGGGCGAGACCACCAACAAGGAGTGGACCAACGATCTTTTCAACTGGACCTACGGGCGCTACGCCCATTCGTGGAATCCGTCGACCAACGTCGAGCGCCACCGCCTGGTGATGGCGGGGATGAGCGACCGCCTGCTCCCGTTCGGGATCATGCTGTCGTCCAAAGTCACCCTTGGCAGCGGCCTGCCGTACCGGATTACCGACTGCTCCAAAGGCTTCAGTGCCTGCGTGTCGCGCAAGGGCGATGGCGGCTCGTTCCGCGAAGTGGACCTTGCCATGGCCAAGGATATCGGGGTCGGTTTCGGCAAGGTCTCGCTGCGGCTCGATGTCCTGAACGTGTTCAACACGATTAACTACGCCGGCTACGACGCCTGGGGCGGTGGACCGGCCACCAACAATCCGAACTATCTTGGCGGCGACAACGTCAAGCTGGGAACGCCGGGCGAGGTTGGCGGCCCGATGCGCACGGTCAAACTGAGCGCGCGCTACGCATTTTAA
- a CDS encoding LacI family DNA-binding transcriptional regulator — MAVTIKDVARAANVSVASVSRALNGSGTVTEETRKLVLAAARSLRYIPHSGARSLSTSRTQTIGVVLPDLHGEFFSELIRGIDMAAHRRGLHLLVSSSHGDAGEAALAMRAMSGRVDGLIVMSPHVDAGFLADNLADSLPIVLLNTRATGHDCSALAVDNHGGAADMVQHLVEMGHRSIVMIAGPADNFESQERLRGFRETMARLLPGVPAFEPDVLRGDFGEESGYRAGQQLRALKRLPDAVFAANDMMAIGCLFALGEGGLVVPRDIALVGFDDVPTARFVAPPLTTVRVRITEMGSRALECLAFEIENPQGTKKTVQVVQTELVVRRSCGAHAQGGADNNIKE; from the coding sequence ATGGCGGTAACGATCAAGGATGTGGCGCGGGCGGCGAATGTGTCGGTCGCATCGGTGTCGCGCGCGTTGAACGGCAGCGGCACCGTCACCGAGGAGACGCGCAAGCTCGTGCTGGCTGCCGCGCGCAGTTTGCGCTACATCCCGCACAGTGGCGCGCGCAGCCTGTCGACCAGCCGCACCCAGACCATCGGCGTGGTGCTGCCGGACCTGCATGGCGAGTTCTTTTCGGAGCTCATTCGCGGCATCGATATGGCGGCGCACCGCCGCGGCCTGCACCTGCTGGTATCGAGTTCGCACGGCGACGCCGGCGAGGCGGCACTGGCCATGCGCGCCATGAGCGGCCGGGTCGATGGCCTGATCGTCATGTCGCCCCATGTGGACGCCGGTTTTTTGGCCGACAACCTGGCCGACAGCCTGCCCATCGTGCTGCTCAACACACGCGCCACCGGCCACGATTGTTCGGCCCTGGCGGTCGACAACCATGGCGGCGCGGCCGACATGGTGCAGCACCTGGTGGAGATGGGGCACCGCAGCATCGTCATGATCGCCGGGCCGGCAGACAACTTCGAGTCGCAGGAGCGCCTGCGCGGCTTTCGCGAGACCATGGCGCGCCTGCTGCCTGGCGTGCCGGCGTTCGAGCCGGACGTGCTGCGCGGCGACTTCGGCGAGGAATCGGGCTACCGCGCGGGTCAGCAGCTGCGCGCCCTGAAACGCCTGCCGGACGCGGTATTCGCCGCCAACGACATGATGGCGATCGGCTGCCTGTTCGCGCTGGGCGAGGGCGGCCTGGTGGTGCCGCGCGATATCGCGCTGGTCGGCTTCGACGATGTGCCGACGGCGCGTTTTGTCGCGCCGCCGCTGACCACCGTGCGGGTACGGATCACCGAAATGGGCAGCCGCGCGCTCGAATGCCTGGCCTTTGAAATCGAAAACCCGCAGGGAACGAAGAAAACCGTGCAGGTGGTGCAGACGGAATTGGTGGTGCGGCGCTCGTGCGGCGCGCATGCGCAGGGCGGCGCGGATAACAACATTAAAGAATAA
- a CDS encoding sugar ABC transporter substrate-binding protein: protein MNLRRRHWVAGSALALLLAGCERRSGGPVELRLWAMGREGEVVKDLLADFERANPGIRIKVQQLPWLSAQEKLLTAFAGDVTPDLCQLGNTWIPQFAALGAIEPLGDRIDRPDGVASADYFPGIWASNQIDAQLFGVPWYVDTRLIYYRKDLLADAGFAKAPVSWAEWTEAMRAVKQRSPQNYGVLLPLNEYEQLLSLALQQEAPLLREGGRFGDFRHADFRATLQFYLDLFMNGLAPRLSATAISNVWDEFAKGFFSFYISGPWNIGEFKRRLPPEKQHTWMTAPLPGPRGAGASVAGGASLVVFKASQHKEEAWKVVEYLSQPAVQRRFYQMTGNLPPRRSAWNDPALQDDPYSAAFREQLERAKSPPKVPEWERIGTEMRIVTEALVAGRMTIEQAVTELDARTDRILEKRRWMLDQRGRA, encoded by the coding sequence ATGAATTTGCGGCGGCGCCACTGGGTTGCCGGTTCGGCGCTGGCGCTGCTGCTGGCCGGCTGCGAGCGGCGCAGCGGCGGCCCGGTGGAGCTGCGCCTGTGGGCCATGGGGCGCGAGGGCGAGGTGGTCAAGGACCTGCTGGCCGACTTCGAGCGCGCCAACCCCGGCATCCGCATCAAGGTGCAGCAGCTGCCCTGGCTGTCGGCGCAGGAAAAGCTGCTCACTGCCTTCGCGGGCGACGTCACGCCCGACCTGTGCCAGTTGGGGAACACGTGGATACCGCAGTTCGCGGCACTGGGCGCGATCGAGCCGCTGGGCGACCGGATCGACCGGCCCGACGGCGTGGCCAGCGCCGACTATTTTCCCGGCATCTGGGCTTCCAATCAGATCGACGCCCAGTTATTCGGCGTGCCCTGGTATGTGGACACGCGCCTGATCTACTACCGCAAGGACTTGCTGGCTGATGCCGGCTTCGCCAAGGCGCCCGTCAGCTGGGCCGAATGGACCGAAGCGATGCGGGCGGTGAAGCAGCGCAGCCCGCAAAACTACGGTGTGCTGCTGCCGCTCAATGAATACGAGCAGCTGCTTTCACTGGCGCTGCAGCAGGAGGCGCCGCTGCTGCGCGAAGGAGGGCGCTTCGGCGACTTTCGCCATGCCGATTTTCGCGCAACGCTGCAGTTCTACCTCGACCTGTTCATGAATGGCCTGGCGCCGCGCCTGTCGGCCACGGCGATTTCGAACGTATGGGACGAATTCGCAAAGGGCTTCTTCTCGTTCTATATCTCAGGACCGTGGAATATCGGCGAGTTCAAACGCCGCCTGCCGCCTGAGAAGCAGCACACATGGATGACGGCGCCGTTGCCGGGACCGCGCGGCGCCGGTGCGTCGGTGGCTGGGGGCGCCAGCCTGGTGGTGTTCAAGGCGTCGCAGCACAAGGAAGAGGCGTGGAAGGTGGTCGAATACCTGTCGCAGCCCGCCGTGCAGCGCCGTTTTTACCAGATGACCGGCAACCTGCCGCCGCGCCGCAGTGCGTGGAATGATCCGGCATTGCAGGACGACCCGTATTCGGCCGCGTTCCGCGAGCAGCTCGAACGCGCCAAGTCGCCGCCCAAGGTGCCGGAATGGGAGCGCATCGGCACCGAAATGCGCATCGTGACCGAAGCGCTGGTGGCAGGGCGCATGACGATCGAGCAGGCCGTGACGGAACTCGACGCCCGCACCGACCGCATACTGGAAAAACGCCGCTGGATGCTCGATCAGCGGGGTAGGGCATGA
- a CDS encoding GH36-type glycosyl hydrolase domain-containing protein, whose protein sequence is MTPIPFSPAAGARFLSNGHLRVLVTAAGTGATDLGEHALTRWQGDPVEDGDGYFIYLRDLDSGEFWSVGAQPCTAAGARYGFGSDDGGAWLTCRHLGIEARLDIVVAPESDVELRTLTLRNTGTRARRIEVTSYLEVVLNKREAEAAHPAFSKLFVQTESVPASGAVLARRRPRGAGEECIWLVHAASGGEEAGIETDRKRFIGRGRSLAAPAALATSEPLSGTAGNVLDPSFSLRRKVTLTPDANAVIAFTLGAAGSRDAALALLASAPSPELAARTAGERRAALLTALALDTEQAAYAEALAAAILYGESTLRAPGDARVSSDAVPDGLGLPKERVLCVVHAIGARDPHAQALLDAARYWEALALPLHLVLIGAAADWPGLQGPVTQLDPMQVLSADLERISAQAHMVVKGELPAFAPRASILRPPRPPQRKHAQDDAEPAPLQFFNGDGGFSSDGREYVIRLAWDGATGLSRPPLPWTNVIANEQVGVLVSETGAGTTWSRNSREHRLTPWFNDPVRDPHGEALYLRDEDDGSWWSPMPGPAPAAAGYEAVHGFGYTTFRHASYGFEQECTVFVPRHDPLKIVRIRLRNTDARSRTLSLFSFQQLVLGATADSARHICTTWDTGVLLATNRMAGPFADGVTFAALVAPPASASFHSADRAAFIGPQGTTARPAALGEARLDGRTGPGLDPCAAFQARLTIAAGEQVEFAVLLGETTSSEDAQALVRRYRSGAAVDQALLEVRQFWHDTVGAIEIATPVPAIDLMVNGWLAYQNLSCRIWGRSAFYQSGGAFGYRDQLQDASALIYTLPEMTRKQICLHAAHQFVEGDVLHWWHPAPLEKGMRTRFSDDLLWLPYITAFYLQSTGDWSVLDEVEGFLSAPQLEDGEDEVFLQPQQAGVSADVYEHCCRALDRSLTKGAHGLPLMGTGDWNDGMSRVGREGRGESVWMGFFLFRIISDFLPACEKRGDSARIAAYSAYRDHLAGALNADGWDGAWYRRAFYDNGALMGSSQSDECQIDALAQAWAVISGAAPEERAQKALDAMEERLVSDHDGLIRLLTPPFVHTVQDPGYIKGYVAGVRENGGQYTHAACWAVRAVAEAGRNERAAQLLEMLSPISHTLTPEAVARYQVEPYVIAADIYGAEPHVGRGGWTWYTGSAGWAYRVALESVLGFTLVGGAAIRIKPVVPAAWPRFSIRYRLPDGATSYHIEVINDAIGDGALVVAASLDGQEAPIEGGAALIPMKADGAAHRVVIVLRAA, encoded by the coding sequence ATGACTCCGATTCCATTCAGCCCAGCCGCCGGCGCCCGCTTTCTCTCCAACGGTCATTTGCGGGTGCTCGTCACGGCAGCCGGCACCGGCGCGACGGACCTCGGCGAGCATGCGCTGACGCGCTGGCAGGGCGACCCGGTGGAAGATGGCGACGGCTACTTTATCTACCTGCGTGACCTCGACAGCGGCGAGTTCTGGTCGGTCGGCGCCCAGCCCTGCACCGCCGCCGGCGCCCGCTATGGCTTCGGCAGCGACGATGGCGGTGCGTGGCTGACCTGCCGCCACCTCGGCATCGAAGCGCGGCTCGACATCGTCGTCGCGCCGGAGAGCGACGTCGAGCTGCGCACCCTGACCTTGCGTAACACCGGTACGCGGGCACGCCGCATCGAGGTCACCAGCTATCTGGAAGTGGTGCTGAACAAGCGCGAGGCGGAAGCCGCGCACCCTGCTTTTTCCAAGCTGTTCGTGCAGACCGAATCGGTTCCGGCATCCGGCGCTGTGCTGGCGCGGCGCCGTCCGCGCGGCGCCGGCGAGGAATGTATCTGGCTGGTGCATGCGGCCAGCGGCGGCGAGGAAGCCGGCATCGAGACCGACCGCAAACGCTTCATCGGGCGTGGCCGCAGCCTGGCCGCGCCAGCCGCATTGGCGACGAGCGAGCCGCTGTCTGGCACAGCCGGCAATGTGCTCGATCCCTCGTTCAGCCTGCGCCGCAAGGTGACGCTGACGCCGGATGCGAATGCCGTCATCGCCTTCACCCTGGGCGCGGCGGGCAGCCGCGATGCCGCACTGGCCTTGCTGGCGAGCGCACCATCGCCGGAACTGGCGGCGCGCACGGCGGGCGAACGCCGCGCCGCCCTCCTGACCGCGCTGGCGCTGGACACCGAACAAGCCGCCTACGCCGAAGCGCTGGCCGCCGCAATCCTGTACGGCGAGAGCACCCTGCGCGCCCCGGGCGACGCGCGCGTGTCCAGCGATGCCGTTCCCGACGGCCTGGGCCTGCCCAAGGAACGCGTGCTGTGCGTGGTGCACGCGATCGGTGCGCGCGACCCGCATGCGCAAGCCTTGCTCGACGCGGCGCGCTACTGGGAAGCGCTGGCCCTGCCCCTGCATCTGGTGCTGATCGGCGCCGCCGCCGACTGGCCCGGCCTGCAAGGCCCGGTCACCCAGCTCGACCCGATGCAGGTGCTGAGCGCCGACCTGGAACGCATCAGCGCGCAGGCGCACATGGTGGTCAAGGGCGAACTGCCGGCCTTCGCGCCGCGCGCCAGCATCCTGCGGCCGCCCCGTCCACCGCAGCGCAAACACGCGCAGGACGACGCCGAACCCGCGCCGCTGCAGTTCTTCAACGGCGACGGCGGCTTCTCAAGCGACGGCAGGGAATATGTCATCCGGCTCGCCTGGGATGGCGCCACGGGCCTGTCACGCCCGCCCCTGCCCTGGACCAATGTGATCGCCAACGAGCAGGTGGGCGTGCTGGTGAGCGAAACCGGCGCCGGCACCACCTGGAGCCGCAACAGCCGCGAACACCGGCTCACCCCCTGGTTCAACGATCCGGTACGCGACCCGCACGGCGAAGCGCTGTACCTGCGCGACGAGGACGACGGCAGCTGGTGGTCGCCCATGCCCGGCCCGGCGCCGGCCGCCGCCGGCTACGAAGCGGTGCACGGCTTCGGCTACACCACCTTCCGCCATGCCAGCTACGGCTTCGAACAGGAATGCACGGTGTTCGTGCCGCGCCACGACCCGCTCAAGATCGTGCGCATCCGCTTGCGCAATACCGATGCGCGCAGCCGCACCCTGTCGCTGTTCTCGTTCCAGCAGCTGGTGCTGGGCGCCACAGCGGACAGCGCGCGCCACATATGCACCACGTGGGACACCGGCGTGCTGCTGGCCACCAACCGCATGGCCGGCCCGTTCGCGGACGGCGTGACCTTCGCCGCCCTGGTCGCGCCGCCGGCCAGCGCCAGCTTTCACAGCGCCGACCGCGCCGCCTTCATCGGCCCCCAGGGCACGACCGCCCGTCCGGCAGCCCTGGGCGAGGCGCGCCTGGATGGGCGCACCGGCCCCGGTCTCGATCCGTGCGCCGCGTTCCAGGCGCGCCTGACCATCGCCGCCGGCGAGCAGGTCGAATTTGCCGTGCTGCTGGGCGAAACCACCTCCAGCGAGGATGCGCAGGCGCTGGTACGGCGTTACCGCAGCGGCGCGGCGGTCGACCAGGCGCTGCTTGAGGTGCGCCAGTTCTGGCACGACACGGTCGGTGCCATCGAAATCGCCACCCCGGTGCCGGCGATCGACCTGATGGTCAACGGCTGGCTGGCCTACCAGAACCTGAGCTGCCGCATCTGGGGCCGCTCGGCCTTTTACCAGTCCGGCGGCGCGTTCGGCTACCGCGACCAGCTGCAGGATGCCAGTGCCCTGATCTACACCCTGCCCGAGATGACGCGCAAGCAGATCTGCCTGCACGCCGCGCATCAATTCGTGGAAGGCGACGTGCTGCACTGGTGGCACCCGGCCCCGTTGGAGAAGGGCATGCGCACGCGCTTTTCGGACGACCTTCTGTGGCTACCCTACATTACCGCCTTCTATCTCCAGTCCACCGGCGACTGGAGCGTGCTCGATGAAGTCGAGGGCTTCCTGAGCGCGCCGCAACTGGAAGACGGCGAAGACGAAGTATTCCTGCAGCCGCAGCAAGCGGGCGTGAGCGCCGACGTGTACGAGCATTGCTGCCGAGCGCTGGACCGCTCGCTGACAAAAGGCGCGCACGGCTTGCCGCTGATGGGCACCGGCGACTGGAACGACGGCATGAGCCGGGTCGGACGCGAAGGCCGCGGCGAGAGCGTGTGGATGGGCTTTTTCCTGTTCCGCATCATCAGCGACTTTCTGCCGGCGTGCGAAAAGCGTGGCGACAGCGCCCGTATCGCCGCCTACAGCGCCTACCGCGACCATCTGGCCGGCGCGCTCAATGCCGACGGCTGGGATGGCGCCTGGTACCGGCGCGCCTTTTACGACAACGGCGCGCTGATGGGGTCAAGCCAGAGCGACGAATGCCAGATCGACGCGCTGGCCCAGGCCTGGGCCGTGATCTCGGGTGCAGCGCCGGAAGAGCGCGCGCAGAAGGCGCTCGACGCGATGGAAGAGCGCCTGGTGTCGGACCACGATGGCCTGATCCGCCTGCTGACGCCTCCGTTTGTCCACACCGTGCAGGACCCAGGCTACATCAAGGGTTACGTGGCGGGCGTGCGCGAAAACGGCGGCCAGTACACGCACGCGGCCTGCTGGGCGGTGCGCGCGGTGGCCGAAGCGGGCCGCAACGAGCGCGCCGCGCAGCTGCTCGAAATGCTCAGCCCCATCAGCCATACACTCACGCCGGAAGCGGTGGCGCGCTACCAGGTCGAGCCGTACGTGATTGCGGCCGACATCTACGGGGCCGAACCGCACGTGGGCCGCGGCGGCTGGACCTGGTACACCGGTTCGGCCGGCTGGGCTTACCGGGTCGCGCTCGAATCGGTGCTCGGTTTTACGCTGGTGGGCGGCGCGGCGATCCGCATCAAGCCGGTGGTGCCGGCAGCGTGGCCGCGTTTCAGCATCCGCTACCGCCTGCCGGACGGCGCCACCAGCTACCACATTGAAGTGATCAACGACGCCATCGGCGACGGCGCGCTGGTGGTGGCCGCCTCGCTCGACGGCCAGGAAGCGCCGATCGAAGGCGGCGCGGCGTTGATCCCGATGAAGGCCGATGGCGCCGCGCACCGCGTGGTCATCGTGCTGCGCGCTGCCTGA
- a CDS encoding glucoamylase family protein, translated as MRKRLMPMAALVGAIATMPLAPAEAAPASTGPAAALLDDLSERTFRFFWETANPANGLVPDRYPSPSFSSIAAVGFGLTAYPIGIERGYITRAQARERVLTTLRFFRNAPQGKQAQGMSGYKGFFYHFLDMKTGARSSKSELSTVDTALLIAGVLHVQSYFDGADKEETEIRRLADELYRRVDWQWAQARPPSIVLGWHPETGMLPYDWRGYNEAMLVYVLALASPTYPVDPKAWDEWTSTYDKTWGTSWGQEHLGFASHFGHQYSHVWIDFRGIQDAYMRKRGIDYFENSRRATYAQQAYAVANPLGCKGYGAKLWGVTASDGPADATITTDGKRRKFRSYAGRGMGKEHADDCTIAPTGAAASIAFAPEIAIPAITDMHARYGKQIYGKYGFLDAFNPSFDFGIKLANGRRVPGFGWIDTDYLGIDQGPILAMIANHRDESVWRVMRGNPVIRTGLRRAGFTGGWLESEAKP; from the coding sequence ATGAGAAAACGCTTGATGCCGATGGCGGCGCTGGTTGGCGCCATCGCGACGATGCCGCTGGCGCCGGCCGAAGCGGCGCCGGCCAGCACCGGCCCGGCGGCGGCGCTGCTGGACGACCTGTCCGAACGCACCTTCCGCTTTTTTTGGGAGACCGCCAATCCGGCCAATGGTCTGGTGCCCGACCGCTATCCGTCGCCGTCATTCTCCAGCATCGCGGCGGTCGGTTTCGGCCTGACGGCGTACCCGATCGGCATCGAACGTGGCTACATCACGCGGGCGCAGGCGCGCGAACGCGTGCTGACCACCCTGCGTTTTTTCCGCAATGCGCCGCAAGGCAAGCAGGCGCAGGGCATGAGCGGCTACAAGGGCTTTTTCTATCACTTCCTGGACATGAAAACCGGCGCGCGCAGCTCCAAGTCGGAGCTCTCGACGGTCGACACAGCCTTGCTTATTGCCGGCGTGCTGCACGTGCAGTCGTATTTTGATGGCGCCGACAAGGAGGAGACGGAAATCCGCCGCCTGGCCGACGAACTGTATCGGCGCGTCGACTGGCAGTGGGCCCAGGCGCGCCCGCCTTCCATTGTCCTCGGCTGGCATCCGGAAACCGGCATGCTGCCTTACGACTGGCGCGGCTACAACGAGGCGATGCTGGTGTACGTGCTGGCGCTGGCGTCGCCAACCTATCCGGTCGATCCGAAGGCGTGGGACGAGTGGACCAGCACCTACGACAAGACCTGGGGCACCTCGTGGGGCCAGGAGCACCTGGGGTTCGCCTCGCACTTCGGACACCAGTATTCGCACGTGTGGATCGATTTCCGCGGCATCCAGGATGCCTACATGCGCAAGCGCGGTATCGATTACTTTGAAAACAGCCGGCGCGCCACCTATGCGCAGCAGGCTTACGCGGTCGCCAATCCGCTCGGCTGCAAGGGGTACGGCGCCAAACTGTGGGGCGTAACGGCCAGCGACGGCCCGGCCGATGCCACCATCACCACCGACGGCAAGCGGCGTAAATTCCGCAGCTATGCGGGGCGTGGCATGGGCAAGGAGCATGCCGACGATTGCACCATCGCCCCGACCGGCGCGGCGGCATCGATCGCGTTCGCGCCGGAGATCGCCATTCCGGCGATTACCGACATGCACGCGCGTTACGGTAAGCAGATCTACGGTAAATACGGCTTCCTCGACGCCTTCAATCCGAGCTTCGACTTCGGCATCAAGCTGGCCAACGGACGGCGCGTGCCGGGCTTCGGCTGGATCGACACCGACTACCTGGGCATCGACCAGGGGCCGATCCTGGCCATGATCGCCAACCACCGCGACGAATCGGTCTGGCGCGTCATGCGCGGCAATCCGGTGATCCGCACCGGCTTGCGCCGCGCGGGCTTCACCGGCGGGTGGCTGGAGAGCGAGGCCAAGCCATGA